From a single Pseudomonas sp. A34-9 genomic region:
- a CDS encoding papain-like cysteine protease family protein encodes MLTTEATRFTGESLPRCLAGHLLDPQLAEVETAEQISAFAAGSLNFNMQKQTQTNWCWAAVSASVGNYYGTGNWTQCGVASTQLDRNCCNQPGPCNVYGYLDSALQTTRSYNGMNQGSLQMSAIQNQISMGRPVGLRCAWYGGGAHFLTIYGTNGDYVLVADSIYGYSTRALNAFPRAYNGGGNWTHTYFTVKN; translated from the coding sequence ATGTTAACCACAGAAGCAACACGATTCACCGGCGAATCACTGCCAAGGTGCCTGGCCGGCCATCTGCTTGACCCGCAACTCGCCGAAGTCGAAACCGCTGAACAGATCAGCGCCTTCGCCGCTGGCAGCCTCAACTTCAACATGCAGAAACAGACCCAGACCAACTGGTGCTGGGCGGCCGTTTCCGCCTCGGTCGGCAATTATTACGGCACCGGCAACTGGACTCAGTGCGGCGTGGCCAGCACCCAACTCGATCGCAACTGCTGCAATCAGCCGGGGCCGTGCAACGTTTACGGCTATCTGGATTCGGCGCTGCAAACCACCCGCAGCTACAACGGCATGAATCAGGGTTCGCTACAGATGTCGGCCATTCAGAACCAGATCAGCATGGGCCGCCCGGTCGGCTTGCGTTGCGCCTGGTACGGCGGCGGTGCGCACTTCCTGACGATCTACGGCACCAACGGCGATTACGTGCTGGTCGCAGACTCGATCTACGGCTATTCGACCCGTGCGCTGAATGCCTTTCCCCGCGCCTACAACGGCGGCGGCAACTGGACTCATACCTACTTCACCGTCAAAAACTAG
- a CDS encoding thioredoxin family protein, translated as MNVENHPVVSREEWLTARKQHLAHEKAFTRERDRLSAERRALPWVKVDKDYRFQGPNGELKLADLFGKHSQLIVYHFMFAKGWEEGCQGCSFLSDHIDGANQHLAHHDIAVVAVSHAPFNEFQAFKQRMGWKFDWVSSEGCDFNYDFDVCARADDVAAGKATYNYEKTDSAEEEMPGLSVFYRNANGDIFHTYSTYARGLDMLVGAYNYLDLTPKGRNEDEIMEWVRHHDRYEQGAKSSCCHEQR; from the coding sequence ATGAACGTTGAGAATCATCCCGTGGTATCGCGCGAAGAATGGCTCACCGCCCGCAAACAGCACCTCGCCCACGAAAAAGCCTTCACCCGGGAACGCGACCGCCTCAGCGCCGAACGTCGCGCGTTGCCATGGGTAAAAGTCGACAAGGATTACCGTTTTCAAGGCCCGAACGGCGAACTGAAACTCGCCGATCTGTTCGGCAAACACAGCCAGTTGATCGTTTACCACTTCATGTTTGCCAAAGGCTGGGAGGAAGGCTGCCAGGGTTGCTCGTTTCTCAGCGACCACATTGATGGCGCCAACCAGCATCTGGCCCATCACGACATCGCTGTGGTTGCTGTTTCTCACGCGCCATTCAACGAGTTTCAGGCCTTCAAACAGCGCATGGGCTGGAAGTTCGACTGGGTGTCTTCAGAAGGCTGCGACTTCAACTATGACTTCGATGTATGCGCCCGTGCCGACGATGTCGCAGCAGGAAAGGCTACTTACAACTACGAAAAAACTGACAGCGCCGAGGAGGAAATGCCGGGCCTGAGCGTGTTTTACCGCAACGCGAATGGCGACATTTTCCACACGTACTCAACCTATGCCCGCGGTCTCGACATGCTGGTCGGCGCCTACAACTACCTCGACCTCACGCCCAAGGGCCGCAATGAAGACGAAATCATGGAGTGGGTGCGGCATCATGATCGGTATGAGCAGGGTGCCAAATCGAGCTGCTGCCACGAACAACGATAA
- a CDS encoding transcriptional regulator produces the protein MTTYNWDLIERLLHEVQNSAGHSFAPRAYAEDYAAAKASAGEPIENLDHLKTLACDYERLLLLRGYIAPRPDEEGSTGNNFVLTPRGSSLLSLIDSSIPGNDHPRQVLDEQDDALAEATFDEVASKAQIA, from the coding sequence ATGACGACTTATAACTGGGATTTGATTGAACGCTTGCTGCACGAAGTGCAGAACAGCGCCGGCCACAGTTTCGCTCCACGGGCTTATGCCGAAGACTACGCGGCGGCGAAAGCCAGTGCGGGCGAGCCGATCGAGAACCTCGATCACTTGAAGACGCTGGCCTGTGATTATGAGCGTTTGCTGCTCCTGCGCGGCTACATCGCACCGCGTCCGGATGAGGAGGGCAGCACGGGAAACAATTTTGTACTGACGCCGCGCGGGTCCAGCCTGCTGAGCCTGATCGACAGCAGCATTCCCGGTAATGATCATCCGCGCCAGGTGCTGGATGAGCAGGACGATGCGCTAGCCGAGGCGACGTTTGATGAGGTGGCGTCTAAAGCCCAGATCGCCTAA
- a CDS encoding DUF6279 family lipoprotein, with protein sequence MSRWFKHIAALLIFTLALGACSRVGLAYRNLDVIIPWTLGDYLDMNGEQKDWFNERLKDHLSWHCTTQLPGYLDWLDRLQTMVETNQVTDAALQARTVEAKQAIAETAREITPSAVELLQGLDDKQVAEMNDAFAKDLRKHQQEYLKPPLDQQIAERGARMIKRLNDWLGPLSATQEQRVMAWSTALGDQYTQWIANRAHWQKQFSAAVAQRKSPEFPQRVETLLVNRESLWTADYRKAYANTEAQARSLAVDLMAESTPQQRQRLLKKIEGVRKDFNDLKCLKAAQKT encoded by the coding sequence ATGTCTCGCTGGTTCAAGCACATCGCTGCACTACTGATCTTCACCCTCGCCCTCGGCGCTTGCAGCCGCGTCGGCCTGGCCTATCGCAATCTCGACGTGATCATTCCATGGACGCTCGGCGATTACCTGGACATGAACGGCGAGCAGAAAGACTGGTTCAACGAACGCCTCAAGGACCATCTGAGCTGGCATTGCACCACGCAATTGCCGGGCTACCTGGACTGGCTTGATCGCCTGCAGACAATGGTCGAAACCAATCAGGTCACCGATGCCGCGCTGCAGGCCCGCACGGTGGAAGCCAAGCAGGCCATCGCCGAAACGGCGCGGGAGATCACCCCGTCCGCCGTCGAGCTGTTGCAAGGTCTGGACGACAAACAGGTGGCGGAAATGAATGACGCGTTTGCCAAGGATTTGCGCAAGCATCAGCAGGAATACCTGAAACCCCCGCTTGATCAACAGATTGCCGAGCGTGGCGCGCGCATGATCAAACGCCTGAACGACTGGCTCGGCCCCTTGAGCGCCACGCAAGAGCAGCGGGTCATGGCGTGGTCGACCGCCCTGGGCGATCAGTACACGCAATGGATCGCCAACCGCGCCCATTGGCAGAAGCAGTTCAGTGCGGCTGTAGCGCAACGCAAAAGTCCCGAATTCCCACAGAGAGTCGAGACCCTTCTGGTCAATCGCGAGAGCTTATGGACAGCGGATTACCGCAAGGCCTACGCCAACACCGAGGCGCAGGCACGATCTCTGGCGGTGGACCTGATGGCCGAAAGCACGCCGCAACAGCGGCAGCGGTTGTTGAAGAAAATCGAGGGGGTGCGTAAAGACTTCAACGACCTCAAGTGCCTCAAGGCCGCGCAAAAAACCTGA
- a CDS encoding TorF family putative porin produces the protein MRKSSCLSLVGLLACTTAHAQIFQRELGDFDLKLGTTPTRSMAQGLVKPAAVGSFHGGLDLSHDSGLYVGQYAPSMGITPGKNLEIDSYVGFKQPFDQTLGYEVGMIHYSYPKVDTLDSQELFGGLTLLGSRFGVAFSNDPDKQNNTLFADLGGNQPFGIGVSMKYTTHQLNTPVAVDGGYVGSFTDWSVKLSRPFMGVDLDLIYSNSSLSGSDCSAYSGHNSQCDGLVTLKAARAFY, from the coding sequence ATGCGCAAATCTTCCTGTTTATCACTTGTAGGCCTGCTGGCTTGCACGACCGCGCACGCGCAAATTTTCCAGCGTGAACTGGGCGATTTCGATCTCAAGCTTGGCACCACCCCCACCCGCAGCATGGCCCAGGGTCTGGTCAAACCGGCGGCAGTCGGCTCGTTCCATGGCGGCCTCGACCTGAGCCACGACAGCGGCCTCTATGTCGGTCAATACGCACCGAGCATGGGTATCACGCCGGGCAAGAACCTCGAGATCGATTCCTACGTCGGCTTTAAACAGCCTTTCGATCAGACCCTCGGCTACGAAGTCGGGATGATCCACTACAGCTATCCCAAAGTAGATACCCTCGACAGCCAGGAGCTGTTCGGCGGTTTGACCCTGCTCGGCAGCCGTTTCGGCGTGGCCTTCAGCAACGACCCGGATAAACAGAACAACACCTTGTTTGCCGATCTTGGCGGCAACCAGCCATTCGGCATCGGCGTCAGCATGAAATACACCACCCACCAACTGAACACGCCGGTGGCCGTGGACGGTGGTTATGTCGGCAGCTTTACCGATTGGTCGGTGAAACTGTCCCGGCCATTCATGGGCGTCGATCTCGACCTGATCTACAGCAACTCCAGCCTTAGCGGCAGCGATTGTTCAGCCTATTCCGGGCACAACAGCCAGTGCGACGGCCTCGTCACCCTCAAGGCTGCGCGCGCGTTCTATTGA
- a CDS encoding S1-like domain-containing RNA-binding protein yields MALVGRYNSLQVVKHTNFGLYLDGGADGEILLPNRYIPKDIPTEDEDWLNVFVYLDSEDKLLATTEKPKVQVGEFASLKVVEVNSIGVFLDWGLPKDLLLPYSEEKRQMTAGEYCVVHVYLDKHTRRITATARLDRYLDKTPANYSQGQEVDLLVAEATDMGFKAIINNKHWGLIHKNEIFKFMRAGMSEKGYIKEVRADGKIALSLQPVGQEAASSLNSKILAKLRDNSGTLPVSDKSDPAAISSLFGVSKGNFKKAIGALYKEGKIVIHADRIELT; encoded by the coding sequence ATGGCTTTAGTCGGGCGTTACAACAGTTTGCAAGTGGTTAAACACACTAACTTCGGTTTATATCTGGACGGCGGTGCTGACGGCGAGATTCTTTTGCCTAATCGTTATATCCCGAAAGATATTCCTACCGAAGATGAAGATTGGCTCAACGTATTTGTTTATCTGGACAGCGAAGACAAACTTCTCGCCACTACGGAAAAACCAAAAGTTCAGGTCGGCGAATTTGCCAGTCTGAAAGTCGTTGAAGTCAACAGCATCGGTGTGTTCCTCGATTGGGGGCTGCCGAAGGATCTGTTGCTGCCGTATTCCGAAGAAAAGCGCCAGATGACCGCCGGCGAATACTGCGTGGTGCACGTCTACCTCGACAAGCACACCCGCCGCATCACCGCCACTGCGCGTCTGGATCGCTACCTCGACAAGACCCCGGCGAACTACAGCCAGGGTCAGGAAGTTGATCTGCTGGTTGCCGAAGCCACCGACATGGGCTTCAAGGCGATCATCAACAACAAACATTGGGGTTTGATTCACAAGAACGAAATCTTCAAGTTCATGCGCGCCGGCATGAGCGAGAAGGGTTACATCAAGGAAGTCCGTGCCGACGGCAAGATCGCCCTGAGCCTGCAACCGGTTGGCCAGGAAGCGGCCAGCAGCCTGAACTCGAAGATCCTCGCAAAGTTGCGCGACAACAGCGGCACATTGCCGGTCAGCGACAAGAGCGATCCGGCGGCGATCAGCAGCCTGTTCGGTGTCAGCAAAGGCAACTTCAAGAAGGCTATCGGTGCGCTGTACAAGGAAGGCAAGATCGTCATCCATGCCGATCGCATTGAACTAACCTGA
- a CDS encoding DUF2177 family protein, with product MKRTLMAYVATLVTFLLLDGIWLGLLMAPTYRELLGSLMLEKPLLIPAAVFYCLYVLGCVVLVVIPAATWQWAAKRGALLGLVAYGTYDLTNWATLRGWSAQVSLMDWAWGTFATAVACTVGFLLASRFAKV from the coding sequence ATGAAAAGAACGCTGATGGCTTATGTTGCCACGCTGGTCACGTTTCTGCTGCTCGACGGCATCTGGCTCGGCCTGTTGATGGCGCCGACCTATCGCGAACTGCTCGGTTCGCTGATGCTGGAAAAACCGCTGCTGATTCCGGCAGCGGTTTTTTATTGCCTGTATGTTTTGGGTTGTGTGGTGCTTGTGGTGATTCCGGCAGCGACCTGGCAGTGGGCGGCGAAGCGGGGCGCGCTGTTGGGGCTGGTGGCGTATGGCACTTACGACCTGACTAACTGGGCGACGTTGCGCGGGTGGTCGGCGCAGGTGTCGTTGATGGATTGGGCGTGGGGGACGTTTGCCACGGCGGTGGCGTGTACTGTTGGTTTCTTGCTGGCGAGTCGGTTTGCCAAGGTCTGA
- a CDS encoding DMT family transporter, whose amino-acid sequence MSVERRNADSFALQVMIGLCLIWGVQQVMIKWAAPDIAPVMQAAARSGISALLVGLLICWKGGWNQVGVTWRGGLLAGALFGLEFFFIAEGLQLTTAAHMSVFLYTAPIFTALGVHFLLASERLRPLQWLGILLAFIGIAIAFAGGVSWDNLDRRMLLGDAFGVLAGACWGATTVVVRASRLSEAPVTLTLFYQLIVGFIGLLLIALFSGQITHVSLTPVAVASVLFQGLVVSFFSYLIWFWLLRRYLAANLAVFSFMTPLFGVTFGVILLGEQLSLNFIIGAVLVLLGITFVSAEQWLRRRLRKALGQR is encoded by the coding sequence GTGAGTGTCGAGCGGCGCAATGCCGACAGTTTTGCCCTGCAAGTGATGATCGGTTTGTGCCTGATCTGGGGCGTGCAGCAGGTGATGATCAAATGGGCGGCGCCGGACATCGCGCCTGTCATGCAAGCGGCCGCGCGCTCGGGGATCTCTGCGTTGCTGGTGGGGTTGCTGATCTGCTGGAAGGGCGGCTGGAATCAGGTTGGCGTGACCTGGCGTGGCGGGCTGCTGGCCGGTGCGTTGTTCGGTCTGGAGTTCTTCTTCATCGCCGAAGGTTTGCAACTGACTACCGCCGCGCACATGTCGGTGTTCCTCTACACGGCGCCGATTTTTACTGCGCTGGGTGTGCATTTCCTGTTGGCCAGCGAGCGTCTGCGGCCATTGCAATGGTTGGGGATTCTGCTCGCGTTTATCGGCATCGCGATTGCTTTCGCTGGCGGCGTGTCCTGGGACAACCTCGACCGACGCATGTTGCTGGGTGATGCCTTTGGTGTATTGGCCGGTGCCTGCTGGGGCGCGACCACGGTGGTGGTGCGCGCCTCGCGGCTGTCGGAAGCACCGGTGACACTGACGCTGTTCTATCAGCTGATCGTCGGTTTTATCGGCCTGCTGCTGATCGCGCTGTTCAGCGGCCAGATCACCCATGTCAGCCTGACCCCCGTGGCGGTGGCCAGCGTGTTGTTCCAGGGCCTGGTGGTGTCGTTCTTCAGCTACTTGATCTGGTTCTGGCTGTTGCGCCGTTATCTGGCGGCCAACCTGGCGGTGTTCTCGTTCATGACACCGCTGTTTGGCGTGACCTTCGGGGTGATTTTGCTCGGCGAACAGCTCAGCCTGAACTTCATCATCGGCGCGGTGCTGGTGTTGCTCGGTATCACCTTTGTCAGCGCCGAGCAGTGGTTGCGCCGGCGTTTGCGCAAAGCGCTCGGCCAACGTTAG
- a CDS encoding MFS transporter: MSPLIRLSACFVALMMAMGIGRFALTPQMPHLLSEGQIDLTAAGLIAAANYLGYLLGAVDAMFAHRPQQVQRRLHGGLWLCVLLTLASFWANGFWSHLLLRFGTGVASAWVLVMITSLSQPLAAAAGRPRLGALVFAGPGLGIFLTGLLALVSHLLQQTSATLWLIYAAAALVMMLGVWRLLPQPVAAKTVAVEAASSSNRGIGRLALIYALYGIGYIIPATFLSQMANAQFHGQWQADLFWPCFGLGAAIGVLLVSLRRHDPATTRHWLMATLWLQAAGVFACLLGSGLGLALGVILCGMPFLACMQLVMQRSRELAPHATQRNAGMLTACFAVGQLSGPLLAALSSHFSGGLQPALVIAGSGLLMAGGLAMQSTNVGRALCANAGATTARR, from the coding sequence ATGTCGCCATTGATTCGCTTATCCGCCTGCTTCGTGGCCCTGATGATGGCCATGGGCATCGGGCGTTTCGCCCTCACCCCGCAAATGCCACACCTGCTCAGTGAAGGGCAGATCGACCTGACGGCCGCCGGTCTGATTGCGGCGGCCAACTACCTCGGTTATCTGCTCGGCGCGGTGGATGCGATGTTCGCCCATCGTCCGCAACAGGTTCAGCGACGCCTGCACGGCGGCTTGTGGTTGTGCGTGCTGCTGACCCTGGCGTCGTTCTGGGCCAATGGTTTCTGGTCGCACTTGCTGCTGCGTTTTGGCACCGGGGTGGCGAGCGCCTGGGTCTTGGTGATGATCACTTCGTTGAGTCAACCGTTGGCGGCGGCAGCAGGTCGTCCGAGATTGGGCGCCCTGGTGTTTGCCGGACCGGGTCTGGGGATTTTTCTGACGGGGTTGTTGGCGCTGGTCTCACATCTGCTGCAGCAGACGTCCGCGACGTTGTGGCTGATTTATGCCGCGGCTGCATTGGTGATGATGCTGGGCGTGTGGCGACTGCTGCCGCAGCCTGTCGCGGCGAAAACGGTTGCTGTGGAGGCCGCCAGTTCATCGAATCGCGGCATTGGCCGTCTGGCGCTGATTTACGCCCTGTACGGCATCGGCTACATCATCCCGGCGACTTTTCTCTCGCAAATGGCTAACGCGCAGTTTCATGGGCAATGGCAAGCGGATCTGTTCTGGCCCTGCTTCGGTCTTGGCGCTGCGATTGGCGTGTTGCTGGTGAGCCTGCGTCGTCACGATCCCGCAACGACCCGTCACTGGTTGATGGCGACACTGTGGCTGCAAGCGGCCGGGGTGTTTGCCTGTCTGCTGGGCAGCGGACTTGGCCTGGCGCTGGGTGTGATCCTGTGCGGCATGCCCTTTCTGGCCTGCATGCAACTGGTCATGCAGCGCTCGCGGGAGCTGGCGCCGCACGCCACCCAGCGCAACGCCGGGATGCTCACTGCCTGCTTTGCGGTCGGCCAGCTCAGCGGCCCGTTGCTGGCCGCGTTGAGTAGCCATTTCAGCGGCGGTTTGCAGCCCGCATTGGTGATCGCCGGCAGCGGTTTGCTAATGGCCGGCGGTCTGGCGATGCAATCGACTAACGTTGGCCGAGCGCTTTGCGCAAACGCCGGCGCAACCACTGCTCGGCGCTGA
- a CDS encoding LysR family transcriptional regulator — protein MEFSQLRIFQAVAEEGSITRAAERLHRVPSNLSTRLKQLEEQLGVELFVRERQRLQLSPAGKVLLDYTARLFALRDQASAAVMGGKPAGDFALGTMYSTAAIHLPALLARYHKQYPAVNLQVQSAPSGELLEGLLTGRLDAALVDGPLELAGLDGVPLCEERLVLITEMDHPPVRDARDVEGRSVFTFRRGCSYRMRLEAWFSHYHATMGRAMEIESYQGMLACVIAGSGVALMSESMLASLPGRESVAAHPLAEPFVGATTWLMWRRGMVGANLNAWIEVQQAVYPAAQIETRETA, from the coding sequence GTGGAATTCAGCCAACTGCGGATCTTTCAGGCCGTGGCCGAGGAGGGATCAATTACCCGCGCCGCCGAACGCCTGCACCGGGTGCCGTCGAACCTGTCGACGCGGCTCAAACAGCTCGAAGAGCAACTGGGTGTAGAGCTTTTCGTCCGTGAGCGTCAGCGTCTGCAGCTGTCGCCTGCGGGAAAAGTCCTGCTGGACTACACCGCCAGACTCTTCGCCCTGCGCGATCAGGCCAGTGCGGCCGTCATGGGTGGCAAGCCGGCCGGTGATTTTGCTCTGGGCACCATGTACAGCACGGCGGCGATTCACCTGCCGGCGTTGCTGGCGCGTTATCACAAGCAATATCCAGCGGTGAATCTGCAGGTGCAGTCGGCCCCGAGCGGTGAGTTGTTGGAGGGGTTGCTGACCGGACGCCTTGATGCCGCATTGGTCGATGGCCCGCTGGAGTTGGCTGGCCTGGATGGTGTGCCGTTGTGCGAGGAACGACTGGTGTTGATCACGGAAATGGATCATCCGCCGGTGCGTGACGCCCGGGATGTCGAAGGGCGGTCAGTATTCACCTTTCGTCGCGGGTGTTCATATCGCATGCGTCTGGAGGCGTGGTTTTCGCACTACCACGCGACGATGGGCCGGGCGATGGAGATCGAGTCCTATCAGGGCATGCTCGCCTGTGTGATCGCCGGCAGTGGTGTGGCGCTGATGTCGGAATCGATGCTCGCCAGTCTGCCGGGGCGCGAGAGCGTCGCCGCGCACCCGTTGGCCGAGCCATTTGTGGGTGCGACAACATGGCTCATGTGGCGCAGAGGCATGGTCGGCGCCAACCTCAATGCCTGGATCGAGGTGCAGCAGGCTGTCTATCCCGCGGCTCAGATCGAAACCCGCGAAACCGCCTGA
- a CDS encoding PA1414 family protein, protein MKEKIQNWLHDLGVALGLIEPPLQPVPIRTDDEQRRRQPRRR, encoded by the coding sequence ATGAAAGAGAAAATTCAAAACTGGCTGCATGATTTGGGTGTTGCCCTCGGGTTGATCGAACCGCCTCTGCAACCTGTACCGATTCGCACGGACGACGAACAGCGTCGGCGCCAGCCTCGTCGGCGGTAG
- a CDS encoding acyl carrier protein encodes MRRAAVRAAVHRYIRRLLETREFNDHTSLVQLGLEKADIEDLIFHLEDEFGLTAFTAEEDRMLKTAKTANDLSRFLLEIGRH; translated from the coding sequence ATGAGAAGAGCTGCCGTGCGTGCCGCCGTGCATCGATATATCCGGCGTCTGCTGGAAACCCGCGAGTTCAACGACCACACCAGCCTGGTGCAATTGGGCCTGGAGAAAGCCGATATCGAGGATCTGATCTTCCACCTGGAAGATGAATTCGGACTGACGGCGTTCACCGCCGAGGAAGACCGCATGCTCAAGACCGCGAAAACGGCGAATGACTTGAGCCGGTTCTTGCTTGAGATTGGTCGGCACTGA
- a CDS encoding MBL fold metallo-hydrolase, protein MKIVSRDQWFEVQSLSDGIRLIHEPYIRPFYRCNLWHVQGRDKDLLLDSGSGLVSLREQLPWITERPLVAVASHCHFDHIAGHHEFAERLVHRAEADILAAPDGENDLSHAFVGDDMFEAHPDCPLCYAEYRVKAAPATGFVEDGDVLDLGNRTLQVLHTPGHSPGGISLYEAATQTLFSGDIIYDGPLIEDAYHSNLEDYASSLRRLQALPIRTVHGGHFGSFSGEHLRSMIDEWLRGHA, encoded by the coding sequence ATGAAGATCGTTTCGCGCGATCAGTGGTTTGAGGTGCAGAGCTTGAGCGATGGCATTCGGCTCATTCACGAGCCGTACATTCGGCCGTTCTACCGCTGCAACCTGTGGCACGTTCAGGGCCGCGACAAAGACCTGTTGCTGGATAGCGGTTCAGGACTGGTCAGCCTGCGCGAGCAATTGCCGTGGATTACCGAACGGCCGCTGGTGGCGGTGGCCAGTCATTGTCATTTCGACCATATCGCCGGCCATCATGAATTTGCCGAACGGCTGGTGCATCGCGCCGAAGCCGACATCCTCGCCGCACCCGATGGCGAGAATGATCTGAGCCACGCGTTCGTCGGCGATGACATGTTCGAGGCGCATCCGGATTGCCCGTTGTGCTACGCCGAATACCGGGTCAAAGCCGCGCCGGCCACCGGGTTTGTCGAGGACGGCGATGTGCTCGATCTGGGCAATCGTACGCTGCAGGTGCTGCACACACCGGGGCATTCGCCGGGCGGGATCAGCCTGTATGAGGCGGCGACGCAAACCCTGTTCAGCGGCGACATCATTTACGACGGGCCGCTGATCGAAGACGCCTACCACTCCAATCTTGAGGATTACGCCAGCAGCCTGCGACGTTTGCAGGCATTGCCGATCCGCACGGTACATGGCGGGCATTTCGGCAGTTTTTCCGGGGAGCATTTGCGCTCGATGATTGACGAGTGGTTGCGCGGGCACGCCTGA
- a CDS encoding sodium:solute symporter — translation MALDLFVVLIYAAGMLLLGYFGMRKAKTNEDFLVAGRNLGPSLYMGTMAATVLGGASTVGTVRLGYVHGISGFWLCAALGCGIVALNLFLAKPLLKLKIYTVTQVLEKRYNPMARSASAAIMLAYALMIGVTSILAIGTVLQVLFGLPFWISVLLGGGVVVVYSAIGGMWSLTLTDIVQFIIKTVGLMFILLPICLYRVGGWDELVLKLPATAFSFTTIGWDTIITYFMIYFFGILIGQDIWQRVFTVKTAKVAQYAGSIAGIYCIVYGLACALIGMAAHVLIPDLDNVNNAFAAIVKLSLPDGIRGLVIAAALAAMMSTASAGLLAAATTLTEDLLPKLRGGKPSSLGINRLFTLLTGVVVLGIALVVNDVISALTLAYNLLVGGMLVPLIGAIFWKRATTAGAIASMGLGFATALLFMFKDGLDANTPIYYSLAVGLVSFVVVSLVSPRPATVASAV, via the coding sequence ATGGCTTTGGATTTATTCGTCGTCCTCATCTACGCCGCCGGCATGCTCTTGCTCGGCTACTTCGGCATGCGCAAGGCCAAGACCAACGAGGACTTTCTCGTTGCCGGTCGTAACCTCGGCCCAAGCCTGTACATGGGCACCATGGCCGCGACCGTTTTGGGTGGCGCGTCCACCGTCGGCACCGTGCGTCTGGGCTATGTGCACGGCATCTCCGGTTTCTGGCTGTGCGCGGCCCTCGGTTGCGGCATCGTCGCGCTGAACCTGTTCCTCGCCAAGCCGCTGCTGAAACTGAAGATCTACACCGTTACCCAGGTTTTGGAAAAACGCTACAACCCGATGGCCCGCTCGGCGAGCGCGGCGATCATGTTGGCCTACGCATTGATGATCGGCGTGACCTCGATCCTCGCCATCGGCACCGTGCTGCAAGTGCTGTTCGGCCTGCCGTTCTGGATCTCGGTGCTGCTTGGCGGTGGCGTGGTGGTGGTTTATTCGGCGATCGGCGGCATGTGGTCGCTGACCCTCACCGACATCGTCCAGTTCATCATCAAGACTGTGGGCCTGATGTTCATCCTGTTGCCGATCTGCCTGTACCGCGTCGGCGGTTGGGACGAACTGGTTCTGAAACTGCCGGCCACCGCCTTCAGCTTCACCACCATTGGCTGGGACACGATCATCACCTACTTCATGATCTACTTCTTCGGCATCCTGATCGGTCAGGACATCTGGCAACGGGTGTTCACCGTCAAGACCGCCAAAGTCGCACAGTACGCCGGCAGCATCGCCGGCATCTATTGCATCGTCTACGGTCTGGCCTGCGCGCTGATCGGCATGGCTGCGCACGTGCTGATCCCGGATCTGGACAACGTCAACAACGCCTTCGCCGCCATCGTCAAACTGTCGCTGCCGGACGGCATCCGTGGTCTGGTGATCGCTGCGGCACTCGCGGCCATGATGTCCACCGCCAGTGCCGGCCTGCTCGCCGCCGCCACCACTCTGACGGAAGACCTGCTGCCGAAGCTGCGTGGCGGCAAACCGTCGAGCCTGGGCATCAACCGCCTGTTCACCCTGCTGACCGGTGTCGTGGTGCTGGGTATCGCGCTAGTGGTGAATGACGTGATCAGCGCCCTGACGCTGGCGTACAACCTGTTGGTCGGCGGCATGCTGGTCCCGCTGATCGGTGCGATCTTCTGGAAACGCGCGACCACCGCCGGCGCCATCGCCAGCATGGGCCTGGGTTTCGCTACCGCACTGCTGTTCATGTTCAAGGACGGTCTGGATGCGAACACGCCGATCTACTACAGCCTGGCGGTGGGTCTGGTGAGCTTTGTGGTGGTGAGCCTGGTCTCCCCTCGCCCGGCGACCGTAGCGAGTGCGGTGTAA